In Miniphocaeibacter halophilus, the following proteins share a genomic window:
- a CDS encoding ribonuclease J, with translation MAPKKQNKLKIIPLGGVSEIGKNMTVVEFGKDLIIVDSGLTFPDDNMPGIDLVIPDTDYLEKNKEKIKGIVVTHGHEDHIGAIPYILRKFDISVYGTKLTIGLIKTKLNEHGLSKKNLKVVEKGSSIKLGVFSVEFIQASHSIPDSVSFAITTPVGVIIFTGDFKIDYTPIDGDVMDLTRLAELGKNGVLALLADSTNVERPGYTLSEKSVGETFIDLFSKAKSRIIVATFASNVHRIQQVINAAEHYGRKIALSGRSMVNIVSVAKELNYLKVKDDTFIELKDIDKFKGNKIVLLTTGSQGEPMSALTRMAYGEHRKVQLVPEDTVIISASPIPGNEKTVSSIINKLTEIGVNIIYDTLADVHVSGHACQEELKLIHTLVKPKFFIPIHGEYRHLKKHAELAESLGMKKKNIFIGKNGNTFEFTKRSGKLIDTDHAGNILVDGLGIGDVGNIVLRDRKHLAEDGLIVVVITVNKDTGEIISEPDIISRGFVYVKENTNLMEEAKLVVEKSLSVCKNKDIKDWTTIKNSVRESLKKYVYGKIKRKPMILPVIIEA, from the coding sequence ATGGCACCAAAAAAACAAAATAAATTAAAAATTATCCCTTTAGGCGGGGTTTCGGAAATTGGTAAAAATATGACTGTCGTAGAATTTGGTAAAGATTTAATTATAGTAGACAGTGGTTTGACATTTCCTGATGACAATATGCCAGGGATAGATTTAGTTATACCAGATACAGATTATTTGGAAAAAAACAAAGAAAAAATTAAAGGTATTGTAGTAACACATGGTCACGAGGATCATATAGGAGCAATACCATATATATTACGAAAATTCGATATCTCAGTATACGGAACTAAATTAACAATAGGGTTAATTAAAACAAAATTAAATGAACATGGATTAAGTAAAAAAAATCTAAAAGTTGTAGAGAAAGGAAGCTCGATTAAACTAGGGGTATTTTCTGTGGAATTTATACAAGCTAGCCACAGTATACCGGATTCTGTTAGTTTTGCAATTACTACACCTGTAGGAGTTATAATTTTCACAGGTGACTTTAAAATAGACTATACTCCAATTGACGGAGATGTAATGGATCTTACAAGATTAGCTGAATTAGGTAAAAATGGTGTATTAGCATTATTAGCAGATAGTACAAATGTAGAAAGACCAGGTTATACCTTAAGTGAAAAATCTGTAGGCGAAACATTTATAGATTTATTCTCTAAGGCTAAATCAAGGATAATTGTAGCAACATTTGCTTCAAATGTTCATAGAATACAACAAGTAATTAATGCTGCAGAACACTATGGTAGAAAAATAGCATTGTCAGGAAGATCAATGGTGAATATTGTTTCTGTTGCTAAAGAATTAAATTATTTAAAAGTTAAAGATGATACTTTCATTGAATTGAAAGATATAGATAAATTTAAAGGTAATAAGATAGTTCTACTAACTACAGGTAGTCAAGGTGAACCTATGAGTGCGTTAACTAGAATGGCCTATGGAGAGCATAGGAAAGTACAGTTAGTTCCAGAAGACACAGTAATTATTTCTGCTTCACCGATACCAGGTAATGAAAAAACCGTATCTTCAATAATAAATAAATTAACGGAAATTGGTGTTAATATTATCTATGATACATTAGCAGATGTACACGTTTCTGGTCATGCCTGTCAAGAAGAATTGAAGTTAATTCATACTCTAGTAAAACCTAAATTTTTCATTCCTATTCATGGGGAATATAGACATTTAAAAAAACATGCAGAATTAGCAGAAAGTTTAGGAATGAAAAAGAAAAATATATTTATTGGTAAAAATGGTAATACATTTGAATTTACTAAACGCTCTGGAAAACTCATAGATACAGATCATGCGGGAAATATATTAGTTGATGGATTAGGAATTGGTGATGTTGGAAATATAGTTCTTAGAGACAGAAAACATTTAGCAGAAGATGGATTAATAGTTGTAGTAATAACTGTTAATAAAGATACTGGAGAAATTATTTCTGAACCAGACATTATATCTAGAGGATTTGTATACGTTAAAGAAAATACGAATTTAATGGAAGAGGCTAAGCTAGTAGTTGAAAAATCACTATCTGTATGTAAAAACAAAGATATAAAGGACTGGACTACTATAAAGAACAGTGTTAGAGAAAGTTTAAAAAAATATGTATACGGTAAAATAAAAAGGAAACCTATGATACTACCAGTAATTATAGAAGCTTAG
- a CDS encoding alpha/beta fold hydrolase, which yields MTRPEIGKSVITGKYKTNYLESGKGYPLIFIHGSGPGVSAYANWRLVLPKVAEKAHCYAMDMLGFGYSDKPTDVKYGMKIWTQQIVDFMDALNIEKADFVGNSFGGSLALSMALKYPERVRKLIMMGPMGVEFDISYGLNEVWGYKPSKENMLKLIQLFCYNQEYATEELAEVRFKASTEPGFQEAFSSMFPEPRQNSVDDMSFTDEEIKTVKNQTMIVHGREDKVIPVDNAFRLIKLIENAELHVFGHCGHWTQIERADDFSELVKYFISK from the coding sequence TTGACTAGACCAGAAATTGGAAAAAGTGTAATTACTGGTAAATATAAAACAAATTATTTAGAATCAGGAAAGGGTTATCCATTAATCTTTATACATGGATCTGGCCCTGGAGTTTCTGCTTATGCTAATTGGAGATTAGTTTTGCCTAAGGTTGCTGAGAAAGCTCATTGTTATGCAATGGATATGTTAGGGTTTGGATATTCTGATAAACCTACTGATGTAAAATATGGAATGAAGATTTGGACTCAACAAATAGTAGATTTTATGGATGCTCTCAATATAGAAAAAGCAGATTTTGTAGGAAACTCCTTTGGTGGCTCATTAGCCTTATCAATGGCTTTAAAATACCCAGAAAGGGTAAGAAAATTGATTATGATGGGACCAATGGGAGTAGAGTTTGATATATCTTATGGATTAAATGAAGTTTGGGGATATAAACCATCTAAAGAAAATATGTTAAAACTAATTCAACTTTTCTGCTATAATCAAGAATATGCAACAGAAGAATTAGCTGAAGTTAGGTTTAAAGCAAGTACTGAACCAGGTTTCCAAGAAGCTTTTAGTTCTATGTTCCCTGAACCTAGACAAAATTCAGTAGATGATATGTCCTTTACAGATGAGGAAATTAAGACTGTAAAAAATCAGACTATGATTGTACATGGTAGAGAGGACAAAGTAATTCCTGTAGATAATGCCTTTAGACTTATAAAATTAATAGAAAATGCGGAATTACATGTATTTGGACATTGTGGACATTGGACTCAAATTGAAAGAGCAGATGACTTTTCAGAATTAGTAAAATATTTTATATCCAAATAG
- a CDS encoding IclR family transcriptional regulator translates to MGSVFIQSVDRAFKILEYISKNNSAGISEMSRNLDINKSTVFGLVKTLEKLGYVAQNNTDDKYMLTYKFYILSSRFVDNLPIINIAKPYLKMLNNKYGETIHLVVSTEDSAIYIDKFSGLKSITVSTNVGDKRPLHCTGVGKAILSLRTDEEILEYADKFGLEAFTKNTITNKFKLIEEAEKIRERGYSIDDEETQYDLYCIATSIELDETEYAISVSMPKFRVNDEIKKNIIKDLLNIKDKIIKKLD, encoded by the coding sequence ATGGGAAGTGTTTTTATACAATCAGTAGATAGGGCGTTTAAAATTTTAGAATATATTTCAAAAAATAATTCCGCAGGTATATCGGAAATGTCCAGAAACTTGGATATTAATAAGAGTACAGTTTTCGGATTAGTTAAAACTTTAGAAAAGTTAGGTTATGTTGCACAAAATAATACAGATGATAAATATATGCTTACTTATAAGTTCTATATATTATCAAGTAGATTTGTTGACAATTTGCCAATTATAAATATAGCAAAGCCCTATTTAAAGATGTTGAATAATAAATATGGGGAAACTATACATTTGGTTGTATCTACAGAGGATTCAGCAATATATATTGATAAATTTAGTGGTCTAAAATCTATAACTGTATCCACTAATGTAGGAGATAAAAGACCTTTACATTGTACAGGTGTAGGAAAGGCTATATTATCTTTGAGAACAGATGAAGAAATATTAGAGTATGCAGATAAATTTGGCTTGGAAGCTTTTACAAAAAATACCATTACTAATAAGTTTAAACTTATTGAAGAAGCTGAAAAAATAAGAGAAAGAGGATATAGTATCGATGATGAAGAAACACAATATGATTTATATTGTATAGCAACTAGTATTGAATTAGATGAAACAGAGTATGCTATTAGTGTTTCTATGCCTAAATTTAGGGTTAATGATGAAATTAAAAAAAATATTATTAAAGATTTATTAAATATAAAAGATAAAATTATAAAAAAACTTGATTAA
- the dmpG gene encoding 4-hydroxy-2-oxovalerate aldolase: MPKVFVTDTTLRDGSHSVGHKFDLDDIKEICKGLDEAKVDIIEVGHGDGLTGSTCNYGFSKYDDFEMLEAASSVIKNSKLATLLLPGIGTVEDLKKAKECGVEVVRIATHVTEADISQQHITEAKKMGFFVVGFLMMAHRANVDKVLEEAKKMESYGADVVYATDSAGAMLPNDVRNKIGTLVKELKIPIGFHSHDNLGLAIGNSIAAIEAGATYLDGSLGGLGAGAGNTPTEMLVAVLNRLKIEHNVDMFKTMDVSSKKLIPIVKKYGVNLNNLEDSMMLGYSGVYSSFMLHAKRAAARFNVDYRDIILELGRREAVGGQEDWIVEIAEQLENK; the protein is encoded by the coding sequence ATGCCTAAAGTATTTGTTACAGATACTACTTTAAGAGATGGTAGTCATAGTGTTGGACATAAATTTGATTTAGACGATATAAAGGAAATATGTAAAGGATTGGATGAAGCTAAAGTAGATATTATTGAAGTTGGACATGGAGATGGGCTAACAGGATCAACATGTAATTATGGTTTTTCCAAATATGATGACTTTGAAATGTTGGAAGCTGCATCATCAGTAATTAAAAATTCTAAACTTGCAACCTTATTATTGCCAGGTATAGGAACGGTTGAAGACTTAAAAAAAGCTAAGGAATGTGGTGTTGAAGTTGTAAGAATAGCCACTCATGTTACTGAAGCCGATATTTCCCAACAACATATTACTGAAGCTAAAAAAATGGGATTCTTTGTTGTAGGATTTTTAATGATGGCTCATAGGGCTAATGTTGATAAAGTTTTAGAAGAAGCTAAAAAAATGGAATCCTATGGTGCTGATGTAGTTTATGCAACAGATTCAGCAGGAGCAATGTTACCTAATGACGTAAGAAATAAAATTGGTACTTTAGTGAAGGAGTTAAAAATTCCTATAGGATTTCACTCTCATGACAATTTAGGTTTAGCAATAGGAAACTCTATAGCAGCTATTGAAGCGGGAGCAACATATTTAGATGGTTCTTTAGGTGGTCTAGGGGCAGGAGCAGGAAACACTCCAACTGAAATGTTAGTTGCGGTTTTGAATAGATTAAAAATAGAACATAATGTAGATATGTTTAAAACAATGGATGTTAGTTCTAAAAAATTAATACCTATAGTGAAAAAATATGGTGTAAACTTAAATAATTTAGAAGATTCTATGATGTTAGGTTATTCAGGAGTGTATTCAAGTTTCATGTTACACGCTAAAAGAGCAGCAGCTCGTTTTAACGTAGATTATAGAGATATAATTTTAGAATTAGGACGTAGAGAAGCAGTAGGTGGACAAGAGGATTGGATAGTGGAAATAGCAGAGCAATTAGAAAATAAATAA
- a CDS encoding YlbF family regulator — MDLVSKARELGIEISKSDKFIEYKNLYNQVYKDEKNKEMIDDFRKKVVDYQLNYANKGKESEEELKKLENLQNIMMMNQDLGKFLIAETNFSIELKDIYEAIEKELELE; from the coding sequence ATGGATTTAGTATCAAAAGCAAGAGAGTTAGGAATAGAAATATCAAAAAGTGATAAGTTTATTGAGTATAAAAATCTATATAATCAAGTATATAAAGATGAAAAAAATAAAGAGATGATTGATGACTTTAGAAAAAAAGTTGTCGACTATCAATTAAATTATGCTAATAAAGGTAAAGAATCAGAAGAAGAACTAAAAAAACTAGAAAATTTACAAAACATTATGATGATGAATCAAGATTTAGGAAAATTTTTAATTGCAGAAACTAATTTCTCCATAGAGTTAAAAGATATTTATGAAGCAATAGAAAAGGAACTAGAACTAGAATAA
- a CDS encoding acetaldehyde dehydrogenase (acetylating) encodes MKKIKVGIIGPGNIGQDLMIKIGRSKYLELTCVVNIRESKGLERARKLGVDASPLGVDYLIEKYTGIIDIVFDATSAKAHLSAYKKLQDAGMFVLDLTPAAVGPYCVPAVNLDRNMLREKEVNLVTCAGQATTPLVNAINEVADVYYAEIVSSLSSDSAGAGTRANIDEFTETTKKALETIGGADKAKAIIILNPADPPIYMSNTIYTRVKDVNMEKITKATDECINRMKEYVPGVRYKMTPTLKDLNDDIVMLIVEVEGLGDYLPIHSGNLDIINASAIKIAEEKAKELLGV; translated from the coding sequence ATGAAAAAAATTAAAGTTGGAATAATTGGTCCAGGAAACATAGGACAAGATTTAATGATTAAAATTGGAAGAAGTAAATATTTAGAGTTGACATGTGTAGTAAATATTAGAGAATCAAAAGGACTTGAGAGAGCAAGAAAATTAGGTGTAGATGCATCTCCTTTAGGAGTAGATTACCTAATTGAAAAATATACAGGTATAATCGATATAGTATTTGATGCTACTTCTGCAAAGGCACATTTATCCGCATATAAAAAATTACAAGATGCAGGTATGTTTGTATTGGATTTAACTCCAGCGGCAGTTGGACCTTACTGTGTTCCAGCTGTAAATTTAGATAGAAATATGTTAAGAGAGAAAGAAGTAAATTTAGTTACTTGTGCAGGTCAAGCTACAACTCCTTTAGTAAACGCTATTAATGAAGTAGCAGATGTTTACTATGCTGAAATTGTATCATCTCTAAGTTCAGATAGTGCTGGAGCTGGTACGAGAGCTAATATTGATGAATTTACTGAAACGACAAAGAAAGCTTTGGAAACAATTGGTGGTGCTGATAAAGCTAAAGCGATTATTATTTTGAATCCAGCAGATCCTCCAATCTATATGAGCAATACAATATATACAAGAGTAAAAGATGTAAATATGGAAAAAATTACTAAAGCTACAGATGAGTGTATAAATAGAATGAAAGAATATGTTCCAGGTGTAAGATATAAAATGACTCCAACTTTAAAAGATCTTAATGATGATATTGTTATGTTAATTGTTGAGGTGGAGGGTTTAGGTGACTATTTACCAATACATTCTGGAAATTTAGACATAATAAATGCTTCTGCAATAAAAATTGCAGAAGAAAAAGCAAAAGAATTACTGGGGGTGTAG
- a CDS encoding O-methyltransferase: MIVNKVVEEYIRNKSQTSNDLLKEIEEFAIKNNIPIIEPEVRNFLGMLVRIKKPYKILEIGTAIGYSSIIMKMASKDSKITTIEINEENFLKAKSNIKKFGYEKDIHCILGDANEVIDLLDDNYDLIFIDAAKGQYVNFLKKTIDKLKIHGLLISDNVLFRGMVAEEKYKQKRHRKVTIVKRLDEYIDLLINDKRLSSSIVPIDDGMMITYRNI; encoded by the coding sequence ATGATAGTAAATAAAGTTGTTGAAGAATATATTAGAAACAAATCTCAAACTAGCAATGATTTATTGAAAGAAATTGAAGAATTTGCTATCAAGAACAATATTCCTATTATAGAACCAGAAGTTAGAAACTTTCTAGGAATGCTTGTAAGAATAAAAAAACCTTATAAAATATTAGAAATTGGAACTGCAATTGGATATTCATCTATAATAATGAAAATGGCATCTAAGGATTCTAAAATAACTACAATTGAAATAAATGAAGAAAATTTTTTAAAAGCCAAATCAAATATTAAAAAGTTTGGTTATGAAAAAGATATTCATTGTATACTTGGAGACGCTAATGAAGTGATTGATTTATTAGACGATAATTATGATTTGATTTTTATAGATGCTGCTAAAGGACAGTATGTAAATTTTTTAAAAAAAACAATTGATAAATTAAAAATTCATGGGCTTTTAATTTCTGACAATGTTTTATTTCGTGGCATGGTAGCAGAAGAGAAATACAAGCAAAAAAGACATAGAAAAGTTACTATAGTAAAAAGATTAGATGAATATATTGATTTATTAATTAATGACAAAAGACTATCATCATCTATTGTGCCAATAGATGATGGTATGATGATAACTTATAGAAATATATAA
- a CDS encoding 2Fe-2S iron-sulfur cluster-binding protein, translated as MKYKVRFLKEGLEFFCNSDESISHAMNRVNNRHPIVGCRGGGCGICKIKILGGDYELGRMSKAVISECEIGKGYTLACKTYPRSDLLVEFVEK; from the coding sequence ATGAAATATAAGGTTAGATTTTTAAAAGAAGGATTAGAGTTTTTTTGTAATAGTGATGAATCAATTTCTCATGCTATGAATAGAGTGAACAATAGACATCCAATTGTCGGATGCAGAGGTGGTGGCTGTGGAATTTGTAAGATAAAAATTTTAGGTGGTGATTATGAATTAGGAAGAATGAGTAAAGCAGTTATTTCTGAATGTGAAATAGGAAAAGGTTATACACTAGCATGTAAGACTTATCCAAGATCTGATTTGTTAGTTGAATTTGTAGAAAAATAA
- a CDS encoding 2-keto-4-pentenoate hydratase, with the protein MDKLKKIADKLYDASNNFYQIEPISNTYKDLTIDDAYKIQLINHKKELEKGKKITGKKIGLTSKGMQDAIGVDQPDFGILFDDMEVKDNIIDTSKILQPKVEGELVFVLKEDIGKNITYERIIEATDYVAPAIEIVASRIENWAVTIIDTIADNASCGQYIVSDIKIDPRKTDLKKIEMTVYKNGEFINKGFATEVQGDPVNAVVWLAKTLGKYGVEFNKGDVILSGAITGAVAAEKGDKFICDYGEFGKIEIEFD; encoded by the coding sequence ATGGATAAATTGAAAAAAATAGCTGATAAATTATATGATGCATCAAATAATTTTTATCAAATAGAACCAATTAGTAATACTTATAAAGATTTAACAATTGATGATGCTTATAAAATTCAATTGATTAATCATAAAAAAGAACTTGAAAAAGGAAAAAAAATAACTGGAAAGAAAATTGGCTTAACCTCAAAAGGTATGCAGGATGCTATTGGAGTAGACCAACCGGATTTTGGTATTTTATTTGATGATATGGAAGTAAAAGATAATATTATAGATACTTCTAAAATTTTACAGCCAAAGGTAGAGGGAGAATTAGTATTTGTTTTAAAAGAAGATATAGGGAAAAATATTACATATGAAAGAATTATAGAGGCCACAGATTATGTAGCTCCAGCAATAGAAATTGTTGCAAGTAGAATAGAAAATTGGGCAGTTACTATAATTGATACTATTGCAGATAATGCTTCATGTGGTCAATATATAGTTTCAGATATAAAGATTGATCCTAGAAAAACAGATTTGAAAAAAATTGAAATGACAGTATATAAAAATGGAGAGTTTATAAATAAAGGATTTGCAACTGAGGTGCAGGGAGATCCTGTAAATGCAGTAGTTTGGTTAGCGAAAACTCTTGGGAAATACGGAGTTGAATTTAATAAGGGAGATGTAATACTATCAGGAGCTATTACAGGAGCTGTAGCTGCTGAAAAAGGTGATAAATTTATTTGTGACTATGGCGAATTCGGTAAAATAGAAATAGAATTCGATTAA
- a CDS encoding catechol 2,3-dioxygenase: MAITGILRVGLVQIRVLDFEESLVHYRDRIGLDVVGNIDENRLMLKAYDEFDHHSVVLHRAEKAGIDFIAFKADNEETIDRIKKETEDKYKFNYEIIDDQPGFGPIHTFTVPTGHKIGIYSEVEMAEDYPMIQNPFIWKKEPRGMRATHFDHALLYGPDQKTTVEWFTKVLGLSISEILLKEDGKESLCTWLTANTRGHDLAVLDFPEPNVLHHISFHLNSWEDVGNAADIMARYDISIDAGPMRHGITRGQTIYFFDPSGNRNEAYAGGYEYFPDHPVRVWDYDHAGAGIFYYDKALNDRFLSVYT, encoded by the coding sequence ATGGCTATTACTGGTATATTGCGAGTAGGTTTAGTTCAGATTAGAGTATTGGATTTTGAAGAATCTCTAGTGCATTATAGAGACAGGATAGGATTAGATGTTGTAGGGAACATAGATGAAAATAGGTTAATGTTAAAGGCATATGACGAATTTGATCATCATTCCGTTGTATTACATAGAGCGGAAAAAGCAGGAATTGATTTTATAGCTTTTAAAGCAGACAATGAAGAGACAATTGATAGAATAAAGAAAGAAACGGAAGACAAATATAAATTTAATTATGAAATAATAGACGATCAGCCTGGTTTTGGACCTATTCATACTTTTACAGTACCAACAGGTCATAAAATTGGTATTTATAGTGAAGTTGAAATGGCAGAAGATTATCCAATGATACAAAATCCTTTTATTTGGAAAAAGGAACCTAGGGGCATGAGAGCAACTCATTTTGATCATGCATTATTATATGGTCCAGACCAAAAAACTACAGTAGAATGGTTTACTAAAGTTTTAGGATTAAGTATATCTGAAATATTATTAAAAGAGGATGGAAAAGAAAGCCTATGTACATGGCTAACAGCAAATACCAGAGGACATGATCTTGCTGTATTGGATTTTCCAGAACCAAACGTTTTACATCATATTTCTTTCCATTTAAATAGTTGGGAAGATGTTGGAAATGCAGCTGATATAATGGCTAGATATGATATCTCTATAGATGCAGGTCCAATGAGACATGGTATTACTAGAGGACAAACAATTTATTTCTTTGATCCTTCTGGAAATAGAAATGAAGCCTATGCAGGTGGATATGAATATTTCCCAGATCATCCAGTTAGAGTTTGGGACTATGATCATGCTGGTGCTGGAATTTTCTACTATGATAAAGCATTAAATGACAGATTCTTATCTGTATATACTTAA